Proteins from a single region of Cystobacter fuscus DSM 2262:
- a CDS encoding M28 family peptidase — translation MKRLSLGVLFFLGCTHAPSAPAPSSEPSSTPSKTLPAREGEGHLGSLRQLTFGGENAEAYWAFSGEALTFQARLEGQQCDRIYWLDAKTGATRPISSGEGVTTCAYALPGDGEVIYASTHESGAACPPKPDMSQGYVWPLYAGYDIYKARADGSDRRPLTRTPGYDAEATVCPKDGSIVFTSVRDGDLELYRMDADGGNVKRLTSTPGYDGGAFFNRDCTKIVWRASRPAPGKELEDYQSLLAQGLVRPTKLELYVADADGSNPTQITYLNVASFAPSWHPTRERILFSTNYPNARGREFDIWAVNVDGSGLERITTAPGFDGFPLFSPDGKQLAFSSNRETAPGRQDTNVFIAEWNDDAPAPTAEPQPADRVMEDVRFLAAPEQGGRGVDTPGLEQAARYLEQRFTALGLVPAGDGGTFRQRFSVTTEVKAAAGTALELGALRAKDEAFLPLGFSAEGDVSGDVVLAGYGVRAKELGVDDYAGLAVKGKIVVVRRFVPDQPAFASSEAQRRYGDLRHKAWVAKEAGARALIVVDWPAGVAKGAHGAPTEARLPPLRPEGAQDAGLPAVILQRAGFEPVLQQLEQKKKVRGRVVVRLEKVQKDAWNLVGRLPAAAPEARAASGVVVVGAHYDHLGTGGRGSLAPDSHEPHLGADDNASGVAGLLEAARLLAAKRERLHRDVYFTAFSGEELGVLGSTAWTRSPPAGLAMKDVVGMINLDMVGRLRGNHLAVLGVESGQEWRDVLAPACALARVQCDGSGDGYGPSDHTPFYAAGVPVLHFFTGAHGDYHKPSDSASRINAAGLAQVGLIVSEVAAEVSARPARLTYRNVPAPAPAGDMRSFNASLGTVPDYAPPEGTRGVLLAGVRPGGGADKGGMKRGDVLIRLGTHDVGSVEDLMYALNVARPGETVTAVVLREGQEVKLSVTFQESQRR, via the coding sequence ATGAAAAGACTCTCCCTCGGCGTCCTGTTCTTCCTGGGCTGTACCCACGCGCCTTCCGCGCCCGCGCCGTCCAGCGAGCCCTCGTCCACTCCGTCCAAGACGCTTCCCGCGCGGGAAGGGGAGGGGCACCTGGGCTCGTTGCGGCAGCTCACCTTCGGGGGGGAGAACGCCGAGGCGTATTGGGCCTTCTCGGGCGAGGCGCTCACCTTCCAGGCGCGGCTCGAGGGGCAGCAGTGCGATCGCATCTACTGGCTGGATGCGAAGACGGGCGCCACGCGGCCCATCTCCAGCGGCGAGGGCGTCACCACGTGTGCCTACGCGCTGCCGGGAGATGGCGAGGTCATCTACGCCTCGACGCACGAGTCCGGCGCCGCCTGCCCGCCCAAGCCCGACATGAGTCAGGGCTACGTGTGGCCGCTGTACGCGGGCTACGACATCTACAAGGCCCGGGCGGATGGCTCGGACCGGCGGCCCCTCACGCGCACGCCGGGCTACGACGCCGAGGCCACGGTGTGCCCGAAGGATGGCTCCATCGTCTTCACGTCCGTGCGTGACGGGGACCTGGAGCTGTACCGCATGGACGCGGACGGGGGGAACGTGAAGCGGCTCACCTCCACGCCCGGCTACGACGGCGGCGCCTTCTTCAACCGCGACTGCACGAAGATCGTCTGGCGCGCGTCGCGGCCCGCGCCGGGCAAGGAGCTGGAGGACTACCAGTCGTTGCTGGCCCAGGGGCTCGTGCGGCCCACGAAGCTGGAGCTCTATGTCGCCGACGCGGACGGCTCCAACCCCACGCAGATCACCTACCTGAACGTGGCCTCCTTCGCTCCGTCCTGGCACCCCACGCGCGAGCGCATCCTCTTCTCCACCAACTACCCGAACGCGCGCGGGCGGGAGTTCGACATCTGGGCGGTGAACGTGGACGGCTCGGGCCTGGAGCGCATCACCACCGCGCCCGGCTTCGATGGCTTCCCGTTGTTCTCCCCGGACGGCAAGCAGCTCGCCTTCTCCTCCAACCGCGAGACGGCGCCGGGCCGCCAGGACACCAACGTCTTCATCGCCGAGTGGAACGACGACGCGCCGGCCCCCACGGCCGAGCCCCAGCCCGCGGATCGGGTGATGGAGGACGTGCGCTTCCTCGCGGCCCCCGAGCAGGGCGGTCGGGGCGTGGACACGCCGGGGCTCGAGCAGGCGGCGCGCTACCTCGAGCAGCGCTTCACGGCGCTCGGGCTCGTGCCCGCGGGGGACGGTGGCACCTTCCGCCAGCGCTTCTCCGTCACCACCGAGGTGAAGGCCGCTGCTGGCACGGCGCTGGAGCTGGGCGCGCTGCGGGCGAAGGACGAGGCGTTCCTGCCCCTGGGCTTCTCCGCCGAGGGGGACGTGAGCGGCGACGTGGTGCTCGCGGGGTACGGCGTGCGCGCGAAGGAGCTGGGCGTGGATGACTACGCGGGGCTCGCGGTGAAGGGGAAGATCGTCGTCGTGCGGCGCTTCGTTCCCGACCAGCCCGCGTTCGCCTCGAGCGAGGCGCAGCGCCGCTATGGAGACCTGCGCCACAAGGCGTGGGTGGCGAAGGAGGCGGGGGCGCGGGCGCTCATCGTGGTGGACTGGCCCGCGGGCGTGGCCAAGGGGGCCCACGGCGCGCCCACCGAGGCCCGCCTGCCGCCGCTGCGGCCCGAGGGCGCCCAGGACGCGGGACTGCCCGCCGTCATCCTCCAGCGCGCCGGCTTCGAGCCCGTGCTCCAGCAGCTCGAGCAGAAGAAGAAGGTGCGCGGCCGGGTGGTGGTGCGGCTCGAGAAGGTGCAGAAGGACGCGTGGAACCTGGTGGGCCGGCTGCCCGCGGCGGCGCCCGAGGCGCGCGCGGCCTCCGGCGTGGTGGTGGTGGGCGCGCACTATGATCACCTGGGCACGGGGGGACGGGGCTCGCTGGCGCCCGACAGCCACGAGCCGCACCTGGGCGCGGATGACAACGCCTCGGGCGTGGCGGGCCTGCTGGAGGCGGCGCGGCTGCTCGCGGCGAAGCGGGAGCGGCTGCACCGGGACGTCTACTTCACGGCCTTCTCGGGCGAGGAGCTGGGCGTGCTGGGCTCCACGGCGTGGACGCGCTCGCCGCCCGCGGGGCTCGCGATGAAGGACGTGGTGGGGATGATCAACCTCGACATGGTGGGCCGGCTGCGCGGCAACCACCTGGCGGTGCTCGGGGTGGAGTCCGGCCAGGAGTGGCGCGACGTGCTCGCGCCCGCGTGCGCCCTGGCCCGCGTGCAATGTGATGGCTCGGGGGATGGGTATGGGCCGTCGGACCACACGCCGTTCTACGCGGCGGGCGTCCCGGTGCTGCACTTCTTCACGGGGGCGCATGGCGACTATCACAAGCCGTCCGACAGCGCGTCGCGCATCAACGCGGCGGGGCTCGCGCAGGTGGGGCTCATCGTGTCCGAGGTGGCCGCCGAGGTGAGCGCGAGGCCCGCGCGCCTCACCTATCGCAACGTGCCTGCGCCCGCGCCCGCAGGGGACATGCGCTCGTTCAACGCCTCGCTCGGCACGGTGCCGGACTATGCGCCCCCCGAGGGCACACGCGGAGTGCTGCTCGCGGGCGTGCGGCCGGGTGGGGGAGCGGACAAGGGCGGCATGAAGCGAGGGGATGTACTCATCCGGCTCGGCACCCACGACGTGGGGAGCGTGGAGGATTTGATGTACGCGCTCAACGTCGCCAGGCCCGGCGAGACCGTCACCGCCGTCGTGCTGCGCGAGGGCCAGGAGGTGAAGCTGTCCGTGACGTTCCAGGAGAGCCAGCGACGCTGA
- a CDS encoding LysM peptidoglycan-binding domain-containing protein gives MTGVSNYKVRSGDTLSAIAARYHTTVAELAKSNGIKNPDKIAAGQTLKVPDNFESKPRASLPKDGDGAPQAPSRGGSYTVRAGDTLSDIAKNLHTTVSALAKANHIQNPDRISSGQKLTVPGGSGSTGGTTAPAGKPSKPSTPASNEALGSLSRKYEARGPGTVSTGKGDHGGVSYGSYQFASKTGSAKAFVDSLRTSHPDYHAALSGHAPGTKEFSAAWKQLAAKDPKGFDKAQHDYIKATHYDVGAAEIKKATGLDVNQRSQALRDVAWSTSVQHGPKAADDIFKRALAGRDPAKVSDEQLIKDIYAERGRKNGSGELVYFSSSSKDVQQGVSNRYKSESKDALARLAREGKGGAAPAESEGVKPTGDGKAAKVKVPFFSQFEGGHGYTPSDTACFKAATAMAKAAGATVTGPDQRIQLGTSENSKGQLKVNPQKAAQGRNYIDQQLNANKPVVVGVSHKDASYNADGLTDHFVTITGRGKDAQGRTYYTFHDPGTRHASKGQDTNPNNRFYVDERTGGLYRPGSSATGEITGRHYDVAMVRPNA, from the coding sequence ATGACGGGAGTGAGTAACTACAAGGTTCGCTCGGGTGACACGCTGTCGGCCATCGCCGCGCGCTACCACACCACGGTCGCCGAGCTCGCCAAGAGCAACGGCATCAAGAACCCGGACAAGATCGCCGCCGGCCAGACCCTCAAGGTCCCCGACAACTTCGAGAGCAAGCCCCGCGCCTCCCTGCCCAAGGACGGTGACGGCGCTCCCCAGGCTCCCTCCCGGGGCGGCAGCTACACGGTCCGCGCCGGAGACACGCTGTCGGACATCGCCAAGAACCTGCACACCACGGTGTCGGCGCTGGCCAAGGCCAACCACATCCAGAATCCGGACAGGATCTCCTCCGGGCAGAAGCTCACGGTGCCGGGCGGCTCGGGCTCGACGGGCGGAACGACCGCACCCGCCGGCAAGCCCTCCAAGCCCTCCACCCCGGCCTCCAACGAGGCGCTGGGCAGCCTGAGCCGCAAGTACGAGGCGCGCGGCCCCGGCACGGTCTCCACCGGCAAGGGCGACCACGGCGGCGTGTCCTACGGCTCGTACCAGTTCGCGTCCAAGACCGGCTCGGCGAAGGCCTTCGTCGACTCGCTGCGCACCAGCCACCCGGACTACCACGCCGCGCTGTCCGGCCACGCCCCCGGCACCAAGGAGTTCTCCGCCGCCTGGAAGCAGCTCGCGGCCAAGGATCCCAAGGGCTTCGACAAGGCCCAGCACGACTACATCAAGGCCACGCACTACGACGTGGGCGCCGCGGAGATCAAGAAGGCCACCGGCCTCGACGTCAACCAGCGCTCGCAGGCGCTGCGCGACGTGGCCTGGTCCACCTCGGTGCAGCACGGGCCCAAGGCCGCCGACGACATCTTCAAGCGCGCGCTCGCCGGGCGGGATCCCGCCAAGGTGAGTGACGAGCAGCTCATCAAGGACATCTACGCCGAGCGCGGCCGCAAGAACGGCAGCGGCGAGCTGGTGTACTTCTCGAGCAGCTCGAAGGACGTCCAGCAGGGAGTGTCCAATCGCTACAAGAGCGAGTCCAAGGACGCCCTGGCCCGGCTGGCGCGCGAGGGCAAGGGCGGAGCGGCTCCGGCCGAGTCCGAGGGGGTGAAGCCCACCGGGGACGGCAAGGCGGCGAAGGTGAAGGTGCCCTTCTTCAGCCAGTTCGAGGGCGGCCACGGCTACACGCCGAGCGACACGGCGTGCTTCAAGGCGGCCACGGCGATGGCGAAGGCGGCGGGCGCCACGGTGACGGGGCCGGATCAGCGCATCCAGCTGGGCACCAGCGAGAACAGCAAGGGCCAGCTCAAGGTGAATCCCCAGAAGGCCGCCCAGGGACGCAACTACATCGACCAGCAGCTCAACGCGAACAAGCCCGTGGTGGTGGGCGTCAGCCACAAGGACGCCAGCTACAACGCGGACGGGCTGACGGACCACTTCGTCACCATCACCGGCCGGGGCAAGGACGCCCAGGGCCGCACCTACTACACCTTCCACGATCCGGGCACCCGCCACGCCAGCAAGGGCCAGGACACCAACCCCAACAACCGCTTCTATGTGGACGAGCGCACCGGTGGCCTGTACCGGCCGGGCTCGTCCGCCACGGGTGAGATCACCGGGCGCCACTACGACGTGGCCATGGTGCGCCCCAACGCCTGA